From Cannabis sativa cultivar Pink pepper isolate KNU-18-1 chromosome 8, ASM2916894v1, whole genome shotgun sequence, a single genomic window includes:
- the LOC133030558 gene encoding uncharacterized protein LOC133030558, which translates to MTWDNHRSGSNHVKSALDKGIVNGDWLHLFPKAVLRSSPMRNSDHRPLCLDSGGTPPKFKRCFKFEEGWTRDERSKLVVANAWKTVEHPWAPASAFKKIGATRVALLQWNRTQSERQFIGSKGRELIGSRMAINALNSSSTLLLLEEEEMPLRAF; encoded by the exons ATGACCTGGGATAACCACCGTTCAGGTAGTAACCATGTCAAATCAGCCCTTGATAAAGGAATTGTTAATGGTGATTGGCTTCATTTGTTTCCTAAAGCTGTTCTTCGCTCCTCTCCAATGAGAAATTCGGACCATAGGCCGCTATGTCTTGATTCTGGGGGGACTCCCCCTAAGTTTAAGAGATGTTTCAAGTTCGAAGAGGGGTGGACGAGAGATGAGAGGAGTAAACTGGTTGTGGCAAATGCTTGGAAAACGGTTGAGCATCCTTGGGCCCCTGCTAGTGCCTTCAAGAAAATTGGAGCTACTCGTGTGGCTCTTCTTCAGTGGAATAGAACACAATCCG AAAGGCAATTTATTGGAAGCAAAGGGCGAGAATTGATTGGCTCAAGAATGGCGATAAATGCTCTAAATTCTTCTTCCACTCTGTTGCTattagaggaagaagaaatgcCATTGAGAGCATTCTGA
- the LOC115699122 gene encoding uncharacterized protein LOC115699122: protein MDLLRNYQDQNDDEMDDPEPQNPTTSNPSSPDASPPRLLTSKSAAPKVDDTMLALTVSGTNGHKALSKPIDPTQHAVAFNPTYDQLWAPIYGPSHPYAKDGIAQGMRNHKLGFVEDASIEPFVFDEQYNTFHKYGYAADPSAAAGYNYVGDFDALQKNDAISVYNIPQHEQKKRKLEKKKESTENEDEEEAGVDVSEVENPSTDAWLMKNRKSPWAGKKEGLPTELTEEQKKYAEEYAKKKGEEKSGADKGEVVADKTTFHGKEEKDYQGRSWIAPPKDAKATNDHCYIPKRLVHTWSGHTKGVSAIRFFPKYGHLILSAGMDTKIKIWDVFNTGKCMRTYMGHAKAVRDICFSNDGTKFLSAGYDKNIKYWDTETGQVISTFSTGKVPYVVRLNPDEDKQNILLAGMSDKKIVQWDMNTGQITQEYDQHLGAVNTITFVDNNRRFVTSSDDKSLRVWEFGIPVVIKYISEPHMHSMPSISLHPNSNWLAAQSMDNQILIYSTREKFQLNKKKRFAGHVVAGYACQVNFSPDGRFVMSGDGEGKCWFWDWKTCKVFRTLKCHEGVCIGAEWHPLEQSKVATCGWDGLIKYWD from the exons ATGGATCTCCTTCGAAACTACCAGGACCAAAACGACGACGAAATGGACGATCCGGAGCCTCAAAACCCTACTACCTCCAATCCATCGTCCCCTGACGCTTCCCCACCTCGCCTCCTCACCTCCAAGTCCGCCGCCCCCAAGGTCGACGACACCATGCTTGCTCTCACTGTCAGTGGCACCAATGGCCACAAGGCTCTCTCCAAACCTATCGATCCCACTCAGCACGCTGTCGCCTTCAATCCCACTTACGATCAGCTCTGGGCTCCCATTTATGGCCCATCTCACCCTTACGCCAAGGACGGTATCGCTCAAGGTATGCGAAATCACAAGCTTGGCTTTGTCGAGGACGCTTCTATTGAGCCCTTTGTGTTCGACGAACAGTACAATACTTTCCACAAGTATGGCTACGCCGCCGACCCATCTGCTGCTGCTGGGTACAATTACGTTGGAGATTTTGATGCCCTTCAGAAGAACGACGCCATTTCTGTATACAACATTCCGCAACACGAGCAGAAGAAGAGAAAGctggagaagaagaaggaatctACTGAGAATGAGGATGAAGAGGAGGCTGGTGTTGACGTGAGTGAAGTTGAAAACCCTTCGACTGATGCTTGGTTGATGAAGAACAGGAAGAGTCCTTGGGCTGGTAAGAAGGAGGGTCTGCCTACTGAGTTAACGGAAGAGCAGAAGAAATACGCCGAAGAATATGCGAAGAAGAAAGGGGAGGAGAAATCTGGTGCTGATAAAGGAGAGGTTGTTGCTGATAAGACCACTTTCCATGGAAAGGAAGAAAAGGATTATCAGGGTCGGTCTTGGATCGCGCCTCCAAAGGATGCGAAGGCCACAAACGATCATTGTTATATACCAAAGAGGTTAGTTCATACATGGAGTGGACATACCAAGGGTGTTTCTGCTATACGATTCTTCCCCAAATATGGCCATTTGATTCTGTCTGCTGGGATGGATACAAAGATAAAGATTTGGGATGTTTTTAATACTGGTAAGTGTATGAGAACTTATATGGGCCATGCCAAAGCCGTTCGTGATATTTGTTTTTCAAATGATGGGACTAAGTTTTTGAGTGCCGGTTATGATAAGAATATCAAGTACTGGGACACGGAAACAGGGCAAGTCATATCAACATTCTCAACTGGGAAGGTTCCTTATGTTGTTAGGCTTAATCCTGATGAAGATAAGCAGAATATTTTATTAGCTGGGATGAGTGATAAGAAGATTGTTCAGTGGGATATGAATACTGGACAGATTACTCAAGAGTATGATCAGCATTTAGGAGCTGTGAATACCATTACATTTGTTGATAATAATCGGAGATTTGTCACTTCCAGCGATGACAAATCGCTTCGTGTTTGGGAGTTTGGCATTCCTGTTGTTATCAAATATATTAGCGAACCGCATATGCACTCAATGCCCTCAATATCACTTCACCCGAACTCAAATTGGCTTGCTGCGCAGAGTATGGACAATCAGATTCTTATTTACAGCACCAGAGAGAAGTTTCAGCTTAATAAGAAAAAGAGGTTCGCGGGGCACGTGGTTGCTGGTTATGCTTGCCAAGTCAATTTCTCACCTGATGGGCGCTTTGTCATGTCGGGAGATGGGGAGGGGAAATGCTGGTTCTGGGACTGGAAGACTTGCAAAGTGTTCAGAACTCTCAAGTGTCATGAGGGTGTATGCATTGGAGCTGAGTGGCATCCGTTGGAGCAAAGTAAAGTAGCAACATGTGGCTGGGATGGATTGATCAAGTACTG GGACTAG
- the LOC115699418 gene encoding protein ACTIVITY OF BC1 COMPLEX KINASE 7, chloroplastic, with translation MAAVLASHSYCCHNAELVNQESLSFTASISVQKLPNYGGRGRCNLPRTVRNLRFQVHMQQTELPPKSSVNGRPTVKMVPASEVMKRQTQVEKVNGVKKVNGAVINGAGLVKSNRISSSTLVNNKPKSKPSKELPPLEVSRVLPTDEGFSWANENYNSWQRNIDVWSFVVSFRVRLLLDNAKWAYVGGFTEEKQKKRRQNTASWLREQVLQLGPTFIKLGQLSSTRSDLFPREFVDELAKLQDRVPAFSPEKARRFIESELGAPIHILFKEFEDQPIAAASLGQVHRAILHNGEKVVIKVQRPGLKKLFDIDLKNLKIIAEYFQKSETFGGPSRDWIGVYEECSTILYQEIDYINEGKNADRFRRDFRNVKWVRVPLVFWDYTAMKVLTLEYVPGIKINELNMLDSRGYSRSRISSRAIEAYLIQILKTGFFHADPHPGNLAIDMDEAIIYYDFGMMGEIKTFTRERLLDLFYSVYEKDAKKVMASLIDLGALQATGDLSPVRRSVQYFLDNLLSQTPDQQQTLGAIGEDLFAIAQDQPFRFPSTFTFVIRAFSTLEGIGYILDPDFSFVKIAAPYAQELLDLKQKRPSGTQLVQEIRKQADDARSYTMSMPYRVQRIEEFVDQLDSGDLKLRVRVLESERAAKKATILQMATMYTVIGGTLLNLGMTLSSQGSQVFANGSFIGAGVFLALFGRSMQRVKKLDKFEKMI, from the exons ATGGCAGCAGTATTGGCTTCCCACAGCTACTGTTGCCATAATGCAGAGTTGGTAAATCAAGAGAGTCTTAGTTTCACGGCTTCGATTTCTGTTCAAAAGTTACCAAACTATGGTGGGAGAGGGAGATGTAATCTACCTCGTACTGTTCGAAATTTAAGGTTTCAAGTGCACATGCAACAGACTGAATTGCCACCTAAATCGAGTGTCAATGGAAGACCAACTGTGAAGATGGTACCAGCAAGTGAGGTAATGAAAAGACAAACACAAGTGGAGAAAGTGAATGGTGTGAAAAAGGTGAATGGTGCAGTTATTAATGGAGCTGGTTTGGTTAAAAGCAATAGGATATCATCATCAACTCTTGTTAATAACAAACCAAAATCAAAACCCTCTAAAGAACTTCCACCATTGGAGGTGTCAAGGGTTTTGCCAACAGATGAAGGGTTCAGCTGGGCCAATGAGAACTACAACTCCTGGCAAAGGAATATAGATGTTTGGTCCTTTGTAGTCTCGTTTCGTGTTCGTCTTCTGTTGGACAATGCGAAATGGGCATATGTAGGAGGCTTCACAGAAGAGAAGCAG AAAAAGAGAAGGCAAAACACTGCATCATGGCTTCGAGAACAAGTGCTGCAGCTTGGACCTACATTCATCAAACTTGGACAGTTATCTTCAACAAGATCAGATCTATTCCCACGTGAATTCGTGGATGAGCTTGCCAAGTTGCAG GATAGAGTTCCAGCATTCTCGCCCGAGAAAGCTAGACGTTTTATTGAGAGTGAACTGGGAGCTCCCATTCATATTTTGTTCAAGGAATTTGAGGACCAACCTATTGCTGCTGCCAGTTTGGGTCAG GTCCATCGCGCTATCCTGCATAATGGAGAGAAAGTAGTTATAAAAGTTCAGAGGCCTGGTCTCAAGAAGCTTTTTGATATTGATCTAA AAAATTTGAAGATAATTGCTGAGTACTTTCAGAAAAGTGAAACTTTTGGTGGTCCAAGTAGAGATTGGATTGGTGTATATGAAGAATGTTCCAC AATTTTGTACCAAGAAATCGATTATATAAATGAAGGCAAAAATGCTGATAGATTTCGCAGAGATTTTCGGAATGTAAAGTGGGTCCGAGTACCT TTGGTCTTTTGGGATTACACTGCCATGAAGGTGCTGACCCTGGAGTATGTACCAG GCATTAAGATAAATGAGCTGAACATGCTAGATTCGCGGGGTTATAGTCGTTCCAGAATTTCTTCACGTGCAATTGAAGCATATTTGATTCAG ATCCTAAAAACTGGTTTCTTTCATGCCGATCCTCATCCTGGAAATCTCGCTATTGACATGGATGAAGCAATAATATACTATGATTTTGGTATGATGGGAGAGATCAAAACATTCACAAGGGAGAGATTACTTGACCTTTTTTATTCTGTTTATGAAAAAGATGCAAAGAAG GTTATGGCAAGTCTAATAGATCTTGGAGCACTCCAGGCAACCGGAGATCTGTCACCA GTAAGAAGATCTGTGCAATATTTTTTGGACAACTTGTTGAGTCAAACACCAGATCAGCAACAAACTTTGGGTGCAATTGGCGAG GATTTATTTGCAATTGCACAAGATCAACCTTTTAGATTTCCATCCACGTTTACATTCGTTATCAGGGCATTTTCTACACTGGAAG GCATAGGCTACATCCTTGATCCAGATTTTTCCTTCGTAAAGATTGCGGCACCTTATGCAcag GAGCTCTTGGATTTGAAACAGAAGCGGCCATCAGGGACACAACTTGTACAGGAAATAAGGAAGCAAGCCGATGAT GCTAGAAGCTACACCATGTCCATGCCATACAGAGTTCAACGCATTGAAGAATTTGTTGACCAACTAGACTCGGGAGATTTGAAACTTCGAGTGCGGGTGCTTGAg TCAGAAAGAGCAGCGAAGAAAGCAACAATACTACAAATGGCAACAATGTATACAGTCATTGGAGGTACCTTGCTAAACCTTGGGATGACTTTGAGCAGTCAAGGCAGTCAAGTTTTTGCAAATGGATCATTCATTGGTGCAG GAGTCTTTCTGGCATTGTTTGGTAGGTCCATGCAAAGGGTGAAGAAACTTGATAAATTCGAGAAGATGATATGA
- the LOC115701259 gene encoding nudix hydrolase 2 produces MQRIRATKIFPYLLTNSTKSFTAKSSHLIPLLPNRSSLAPFSRDHINNSSFLIQSKPASTVSLAFAKETMPKSQVDLLKADEDLHGGVCVELKEAMDSQEFSIRLSASLSQWRLQDKKGVWIKLPISQSNLVEAAVKEGFKYHHAEPDYLMLVKWIPEIADTLPANASHRVGIGAFVMNDNREVLVVQEKNGKFKDLGVWKYPTGVVNEGEDICDAAVREVKEETGVDTEFVEVLAFRQSHMSFFNKSDMFFVCMLKPQSFEIQKQVVEIADAKWMPVAEYAAQPFIQNHELFSLVSKICLAKTDSNYSGFSGRATTSSSGKTTHLYFNHQYCDNILSLDISH; encoded by the exons ATGCAGAGAATAAGAGCTACCAAGATCTTCCCTTACCTTTTGACCAACTCTACCAAAAGTTTCACAGCAAAATCTtctcatttaattccgctactTCCAAACAGATCTTCTCTTGCTCCATTTTCCAGAG atcatataaataatagttCATTCCTGATTCAATCCAAGCCGGCTTCCACAGTTTCCTTAGCTTTTGCAAAAGAAACCATGCCGAAAAGTCAAGTTGACTTACTTAAGGCAGATGAGGATTTACATGGCGGGGTTTGTGTTGAGTTGAAAGAAGCTATGGATTCCCAGGAATTTTCTATTCGGCTTAGTGCTTCTTTGTCTCAATGGAGGCTACAA GACAAGAAAGGTGTTTGGATCAAACTGCCTATTTCGCAATCTAATCTTGTTGAAGCTGCTGTGAAG GAAGGATTTAAATACCACCATGCTGAACCAGATTACTTAATGTTGGTCAAATGGATTCCTGAAATTGCTGATACTCTGCCTGCAAATGCTTCCCATCGAGTTGGGATCGGTGCTTTTGTCATGAACGATAATAGAGag GTGCTTGTTGTTCAGgaaaaaaatggtaagtttAAAGATTTGGGTGTCTGGAAGTACCCAACTGGCGTTGTAAACGAA GGCGAGGATATTTGTGATGCTGCAGTTAGAGAAGTGAAAGAAGAGACAGGA GTTGACACAGAATTTGTGGAAGTTTTAGCATTTAG GCAAAGCCATATGTCGTTCTTCAACAAGTCTGATATGTTCTTTGTTTGCATGTTAAAACCTCAATCCTTCGAGATTCAGAAGCAGGTTGTAGAAATTGCTGATGCGAAG TGGATGCCAGTTGCAGAGTATGCAGCCCAACCATTTATCCAAAACCATGAGCTCTTCAGTTTAGTTTCGAAAATCTGCTTGGCAAAGACAGATTCCAATTATAGCGGCTTTTCTGGACGGGCTACAACTTCATCTTCTGGAAAAACAACACATTTGTACTTCAACCATCAGTATTGTGACAATATACTTAGTTTGGATATTTCACACTAA